The Benincasa hispida cultivar B227 chromosome 11, ASM972705v1, whole genome shotgun sequence genome has a segment encoding these proteins:
- the LOC120090817 gene encoding zinc finger BED domain-containing protein RICESLEEPER 2-like → MALTANFIDSKWNLHKRILSFTTVENHRGETIDKTIEKNLKSSGIDKVMTLTVDNASSNDTTMTYLVKRFSSGLLLKGEFLHIRCCAHILNFIVCDAFKEHYDCISRIRNAVRFVRSSPARAMKFKKCIKIEKISCKSLVCLDISTRWNFTYMMLDAATKFEKTFDRLEDEEPTFASECQPTKNYWENDRLLFRFLEVFYNVTLKVSGSLYSTSNVIFRQISTTHNCIQENSMDNENLIFVNVVKSMEAKFDKYWGNNEKTNLLLYVAVVLDPRYKLRLLSYLFQQVVRAI, encoded by the coding sequence ATGGCGTTAACTGCCAATTTTATTGATTCAAAGTGGAATTTACATAAGAGGATTCTTAGCTTTACTACCGTTGAAAATCATAGAGGTGAAACCATAGATAAGACCATTGAAAAGAATTTAAAGAGTTCGGGTATTGATAAAGTTATGACTTTGACTGTTGACAATGCAAGCTCAAATGATACAACTATGACTTATCTTGTTAAGAGATTTAGTAGTGGGTTGTTATTGAAAGGTGAATTTTTGCATATTAGATGTTGTGCCCATATATTGAATTTTATTGTTTGTGATGCATTTAAGGAGCATTATGACTGCATTAGTAGAATTCGCAATGCCGTTAGATTTGTGAGGTCTTCTCCTGCACGAgctatgaaatttaaaaagtgtattaaaattgaaaagatttCTTGTAAGAGTTTAGTGTGCCTTGACATTAGCACCAGATGGAACTTTACATATATGATGCTTGATGCGGCTACCAAGTTTGAAAAAACATTTGATAGATTGGAGGATGAAGAACCCACTTTTGCGAGTGAATGCCAACCTACCAAAAATTATTGGGAGAATGATCGGTTGTTATTTAGGTTTTTGGAAGTATTTTACAATGTCACTTTAAAAGTTTCAGGCTCTTTGTATAGTACTTCCAATGTGATTTTCCGCCAAATTAGCACCACTCATAATTGCATACAAGAAAATTCCATGGATAATGAAAATCTAATTTTTGTGAATGTGGTTAAGAGCATGGAGGCTAAGTTTGATAAATATTGGGGAAATAATGAGAAGACcaatttgctattgtatgttgCTGTTGTGTTAGATCCGCGATATAAGTTAAGGCTTTTATCATATTTGTTTCAACAAGTTGTTAGAGCCATCTGA